TTTACAGGGCTTTCAAGAGGGAATCGGACTTTGCCAGCGGGTCGCTTAGTCTAAACTTTTTCGTCTACACAGTTGGAGGGGCGGCAAACAGCGTGATCCCCTCCGAAACGGACATCGGCTTGATAAAGAGTTTCATGAACTCGGTCCTTGCCCAGTCCGGCGTCACCATCGGCGCGATAAATGTGGAGTTCCGCGACGATCCTACGGCGTTGAGCTTGGCGAGCGACATGTCCGGATTGAGTTCTTTCCTTTACCAGGCTTCTTTGGCGACCGCAGGGAGGTCCGACACCGGGATAAACTGCTTCCTGTTGCCCAGCTTGCCCGAAGGGCTTGTGGGCATGGACGGGGCGATTCCCGGCCCTGGATTCCTTCATGGGACCGGTGCGTCCGGCCTTGTGGCGCTGGCCGGTTCGCTGGGGTACGTTTTTCCGGGATACACAGATCATGAAAGCGACCAGATATATCTGGCCCTCACCCTCGCCCACGAGATAGGGCACTATCTCGGGCTGTATCATCCTTCGGAAAGCGACGGAGGCGCCTATGACCCTCTTTCCGACACGCCCGAGTGCGGACCTGATAATGACACGGACGGTGATGGCATTGTCTCCGGGCCGGAGTGCCGCGGCAAGGGGACCGAGTACCTGATGTTCTGGACGGACGACAGCGAATATCTGTCGTCGGGCAATTTCCAGACATTGATTTCGCCCCAGCAAGGGCAGGTGATAAACACGCATCCATCCATATTGTGAACAGGAGAATGTCCATATGAAGAATATATTCACAGCCGCGCTGGCCGCGTTCGTCCTGGCCTTCGCGCATGTTTCTTTCGCCGGTGGGGCCGTTGTCCCGTACGAAAACATGGTGTCCGTCCTGTCCGGTCATCACGGCGCTCCGGGCGATGAGTATTGGAGCAAGCTGGACGCGGACCATACCCGGGAGGTTCTTCTCAAGATATCAGGGGATGAGAAAGTTCATACCATAGTGCGGGCGAGGGCCGTGCTGGCGTTGGCGCATTTCCGGACAGAGCAGACCGCCGCCGTCATCACCCAGAAAGCCAAGAGCGACTCTCTGCCGTACCTGCGGTCGGCCGCGTTCGAATCACTGGCGAAAAGCGAAGGGGAAAACGCATTGAAGGCGCTGTCGGACGGGCTTAAGGACAGCGATGTGATGGTCCGGATTTCCGTGGCAAGGTCCATCGGCAAAATCGGCGGGGCTGAGGCGA
This genomic interval from Nitrospinota bacterium contains the following:
- a CDS encoding HEAT repeat domain-containing protein, translating into MKNIFTAALAAFVLAFAHVSFAGGAVVPYENMVSVLSGHHGAPGDEYWSKLDADHTREVLLKISGDEKVHTIVRARAVLALAHFRTEQTAAVITQKAKSDSLPYLRSAAFESLAKSEGENALKALSDGLKDSDVMVRISVARSIGKIGGAEAKKTLKGSLGSEKDSTAKSVMEKTVEQMR